A single genomic interval of Lathyrus oleraceus cultivar Zhongwan6 chromosome 7, CAAS_Psat_ZW6_1.0, whole genome shotgun sequence harbors:
- the LOC127100621 gene encoding beta-galactosidase 9 gives MLSSGGGRVFAWLCVCVFVSSITLGASEWFKPFNVSYDHRALILDGHRRFLISAGIHYPRSTPEMWPDLIAKTKEGGADVIETYVFWNGHEPVRGQYNFEGRYDLVKFAKLVASNGLYFFLRIGPYACAEWNFGGFPVWLRDIPGIEFRTNNEPFKEEMKRFVSKVVDLMREEMLFSWQGGPIILLQIENEYGNIESSYGNGGKEYIKWAANMALSLGAGVPWVMCRQTDAPYDIIDTCNAYYCDGFKPNSHNKPTFWTENWDGWYAQWGESLPHRPVEDLAFAVARFFQRGGSLQNYYMYYGGTNFGRTAGGPLQITSYDYDAPIDEYGLLNEPKWGHLKDLHAALKLCEPALVAADSPTYIKLGPKQEAHVYQADVHTEGLNLSLSQISGKCSAFLANIDEHKAATVTFHGQTYIIPPWSVSILPDCRNTVFNTAKVGAQTSVKLVGSDLLPSAFILLPAQQLVHRNGISNISKSWMTRKEPMNIWSKSNFTAEDIWEHLNVTKDQSDYLWYSTRIYVSDGDVLFWKENLAHPKLTIDSVRDILRVFVNGQLIGTFVGNWVKVVQTLQLQPGYNNLTLLTQTVGLQNYGAFIEKDGAGIRGTVKITGFENGHVDLSKSLWTYQVGLQGEFLKFYNEENENAEWVELTPGAPPSTFTWYKTYFDVPGGNDPVALDFESMGKGQVWVNGHHIGRYWTRVSPKSGCERVCDYRGAYDSDKCTTNCGKPTQTLYHVPRSWLKASNNFLVILEETGGNPFGISVKLHSASIVCAQVTESHHPPLQKLVNASLIGQEVSSNDMIPEMQLRCRAGHIISSITFASFGTPKGSCQSFSRGNCHAPSSTSIVSKVCLGKRSCSIKISSAVFEDDPCPDVAKTLSVEARCASPSTNGSFQL, from the exons ATGTTATCGTCAGGAGGAGGAAGAGTATTCGCATGGCTTTGCGTTTGTGTTTTCGTATCGTCGATTACTCTGGGAGCATCGGAGTGGTTCAAACCGTTCAATGTCAGTTACGATCATCGTGCTCTCATCCTCGACGGTCACCGTCGGTTTCTTATCTCCGCCGGCATTCACTATCCCCGTTCCACTCCCGAG ATGTGGCCTGATTTGATTGCAAAGACCAAGGAAGGCGGGGCAGATGTAATTGAAACTTATGTTTTTTGGAATGGGCATGAGCCTGTTAGAGGACAG TATAATTTTGAAGGGAGATATGATCTCGTGAAGTTTGCAAAGCTTGTTGCGTCCAATGGACTCTATTTCTTTCTGCGTATAGGCCCTTATGCATGCGCTGAGTGGAACTTCGG CGGTTTCCCAGTGTGGTTGCGTGATATCCCTGGTATTGAATTTCGAACAAATAATGAACCTTTCAAG GAGGAGATGAAGCGGTTTGTTTCGAAGGTGGTGGATCTTATGAGAGAGGAAATGCTGTTTTCTTGGCAAGGAGGACCTATAATTTTGTTGCAG ATTGAGAATGAATATGGGAACATTGAAAGCTCTTATGGCAATGGAGGCAAAGAGTACATTAAATGGGCGGCTAACATGGCTCTAAGTCTTGGTGCTGGTGTTCCATGGGTCATGTGCAGGCAAACGGATGCTCCATATGATATT ATTGATACATGCAATGCATACTACTGTGATGGATTTAAACCAAACTCTCATAACAAACCAACTTTTTGGACGGAGAACTGGGATGGATG GTATGCACAATGGGGTGAAAGCTTGCCTCATAGACCTGTTGAAGACCTTGCATTTGCAGTTGCACGTTTTTTCCAGCGTGGGGGAAGCCTTCAAAATTATTATATG TACTATGGTGGAACAAATTTTGGCCGCACTGCAGGGGGGCCCTTGCAAATTACAAGTTATGATTATGATGCTCCAATCGATGAGTATG GTTTGCTGAATGAGCCAAAATGGGGTCACTTGAAAGATCTACATGCTGCTTTAAAGCTCTGTGAGCCTGCTCTAGTGGCTGCTGACTCACCAACATATATAAAACTTGGTCCAAAGCAGGAG GCACATGTATACCAAGCAGATGTCCACACTGAAGGATTAAACTTGTCTCTGTCTCAAATCTCTGGCAAATGCTCAGCGTTCCTTGCCAACATTGATGAACATAAAGCAGCAACTGTGACCTTTCATGGTCAAACATACATTATACCACCATGGTCTGTGAGCATATTGCCAGATTGCAGGAATACAGTTTTCAATACTGCTAAG GTTGGAGCACAAACTTCAGTCAAACTTGTAGGGTCTGATTTGCTGCCATCTGCATTTATTTTGTTGCCAGCCCAACAATTGGTACACCGCAATGGCATCTCCAATATTTCAAAGTCTTGGATGACTAGGAAAGAGCCAATGAATATATGGAGTAAGAGCAATTTCACTGCAGAAGATATATGGGAGCACTTAAATGTAACAAAAGATCAGTCTGACTATCTTTGGTATTCAACCAG AATATATGTTTCAGACGGTGATGTCTTGTTTTGGAAAGAAAATCTTGCTCATCCAAAACTTACTATAGACAGTGTTCGTGATATACTGCGTGTATTTGTCAATGGTCAACTTATAG GTACTTTTGTTGGTAATTGGGTCAAGGTGGTCCAGACTCTTCAATTACAACCGGGCTACAATAATTTAACACTGTTAACTCAAACAGTAGGCTTGCAG AACTATGGTGCCTTCATTGAGAAAGATGGAGCGGGAATAAGAGGTACAGTCAAAATCACTGGATTTGAAAATGGGCATGTAGATCTTTCAAAATCATTATGGACCTACCAG GTTGGGCTTCAAGGTGAGTTTTTAAAATTTTACAATGAAGAGAATGAAAATGCAGAATGGGTAGAATTGACTCCTGGTGCCCCTCCATCCACGTTTACATGGTACAAG ACATACTTTGATGTCCCTGGTGGTAATGATCCAGTTGCTCTTGACTTTGAAAGCATGGGGAAAGGTCAAGTTTGGGTGAATGGTCATCATATTGGAAGATACTGGACTCGGGTTTCCCCAAAAAGTGGATGTGAACGAGTCTGTGATTATCGTGGGGCTTACGATTCTGACAAGTGCACAACTAATTGTGGAAAACCAACTCAAACCTT GTACCATGTGCCGCGATCATGGTTGAAAGCATCCAACAATTTCCTTGTTATCTTGGAGGAAACTGGAGGAAATCCTTTTGGGATTTCTGTCAAGTTACATTCAGCCAGTATAGTTTGTGCTCAAGTGACAGAATCCCATCATCCACCTTTGCAGAAGTTGGTGAATGCAAGTCTCATTGGTCAAGAAGTTTCTTCAAATGATATGATACCTGAAATGCAGTTGCGCTGTCGAGCTGGACACATAATTTCCTCCATAACATTTGCTAGCTTTGGAACTCCTAAAGGTAGTTGCCAGAGTTTTTCTAGAGGGAACTGTCATGCACCTAGTTCAACGTCTATAGTTTCCAAG GTTTGTCTGGGGAAAAGGAGCTGCTCCATTAAAATCTCAAGTGCTGTATTTGAAGATGACCCCTGCCCGGATGTTGCGAAAACATTGTCTGTAGAAGCAAGATGCGCATCTCCATCCACTAATGGTTCCTTCCAACTTTGA